The Haloplanus salinarum genome includes a region encoding these proteins:
- a CDS encoding DUF7556 family protein, giving the protein MAPDVTAAGGQGSDVMAAVDEGPGLPEFVIADVSRDDAWVSVQLDDATGLDDWR; this is encoded by the coding sequence ATGGCGCCCGACGTGACGGCAGCAGGCGGGCAGGGTTCGGATGTCATGGCCGCGGTGGACGAGGGGCCGGGACTCCCGGAGTTCGTCATCGCCGACGTCTCCCGTGACGACGCCTGGGTGTCCGTCCAACTCGACGACGCGACCGGACTCGACGACTGGCGATAG
- a CDS encoding DUF5783 family protein — MADFDPEKFEDKYANYFTELQRAYKNAFETMNDRFDSELIHAIDQQVLNESEPFYEDGEFRIELPENPTDRVTAVVVDEEKLETTLERYVEEIRTELRSVFGLDERDEPKA, encoded by the coding sequence ATGGCCGACTTCGACCCCGAGAAGTTCGAGGACAAGTACGCAAACTACTTCACCGAACTCCAGCGGGCGTACAAGAACGCCTTCGAGACGATGAACGATCGGTTCGACTCCGAACTCATCCACGCCATCGACCAGCAGGTGCTCAACGAGTCCGAGCCGTTCTACGAGGACGGCGAGTTCCGGATCGAGCTCCCGGAGAACCCGACCGACCGCGTGACGGCCGTGGTCGTCGACGAGGAGAAGTTGGAGACGACGCTGGAGCGGTACGTCGAGGAGATCAGGACCGAACTCCGGTCCGTGTTCGGCCTCGACGAACGTGACGAACCAAAGGCCTAA
- a CDS encoding sulfatase, which produces MSRDAPGNVLFVVMDTVRADHLTPYGYDRPTTPGLADFASEATVFEEAVAPAPWTLPVHASLFTGLYPSQHGADQENPYLEGATTLAETLSAAGYDTACYSSNAWITPYTHLTDGFDAQDNFFEVMPGDLLSGPLARAWKTMNDSDRLRTIADKLVSLGNVAHEYLAGGEGADSKTPAVIDRTMEFVDDSEDWFAFVNLMDAHLPYHPPDEFAAEFAPGVDDTAVCQNSKEYNSGARDIDDDEWDDIRGLYDAEIAHIDAQLTRLFDWLKERGEWDDTTVVVCADHGELHGEHDLYGHEFCLYDPLVNVPLMVKHPDLTADRRTDTVELVDLYHTVLDALDVAGGDPAAPGETAVARDPTRSLLADDYRAFDAVDDPDPGQAAAPDGAVGFVEYSRSVVELKQLEEKAAGAGIDIPEDSRFYARMRAARRPDAKYVRIDRIPDEAYRLDEDPGETEDRAAAVGDDPAVRAVERALADFESAVGGAWTGAADADVTDDAVADMDEEAQERLRDLGYLE; this is translated from the coding sequence ATGTCGCGCGACGCCCCCGGGAACGTCCTCTTCGTCGTCATGGACACCGTTCGGGCCGACCACCTGACGCCGTACGGCTACGACCGGCCGACGACGCCCGGTCTCGCCGACTTCGCGTCCGAGGCGACCGTCTTCGAGGAGGCCGTCGCCCCCGCCCCTTGGACCCTCCCCGTTCACGCCTCCCTCTTCACCGGCCTCTACCCCAGTCAGCACGGCGCCGACCAGGAGAACCCCTATCTGGAGGGCGCCACCACGCTCGCCGAGACGCTCTCCGCCGCCGGCTACGACACCGCCTGTTACTCATCGAACGCCTGGATCACCCCCTACACTCACCTCACCGACGGTTTCGACGCCCAGGACAACTTCTTCGAGGTGATGCCCGGCGACCTGCTCTCCGGCCCGCTCGCCCGGGCCTGGAAGACGATGAACGACAGTGACCGACTCCGGACCATCGCCGACAAACTCGTCTCGCTCGGCAACGTCGCCCACGAGTACCTCGCGGGCGGCGAGGGCGCCGACTCCAAGACCCCCGCCGTGATCGATCGGACGATGGAGTTCGTCGACGACTCCGAGGACTGGTTCGCGTTCGTCAACCTGATGGACGCCCACCTGCCGTACCACCCGCCCGACGAGTTCGCCGCGGAGTTCGCCCCCGGCGTCGACGACACGGCGGTCTGTCAGAACTCGAAGGAGTACAACTCGGGTGCCCGCGACATCGACGACGACGAGTGGGACGATATCCGCGGCCTCTACGACGCCGAAATCGCCCACATCGACGCCCAGCTCACCCGCTTGTTCGACTGGCTCAAGGAGCGAGGGGAGTGGGACGACACGACGGTCGTGGTCTGTGCGGACCACGGCGAACTCCACGGCGAACACGACCTCTACGGCCACGAGTTCTGCCTCTACGACCCGCTGGTGAACGTCCCCCTCATGGTGAAACATCCCGACCTGACCGCCGACCGGCGGACCGACACCGTCGAACTCGTCGACCTGTACCACACCGTCCTCGACGCCCTCGACGTCGCGGGCGGCGACCCCGCCGCCCCCGGCGAGACGGCCGTCGCCCGCGACCCGACCCGCTCCCTGCTCGCCGACGACTACCGCGCCTTCGACGCCGTCGACGACCCCGACCCCGGGCAGGCGGCCGCGCCCGACGGTGCCGTCGGCTTCGTCGAGTACTCCCGATCGGTGGTCGAACTCAAGCAACTGGAGGAGAAGGCCGCGGGCGCCGGCATCGACATTCCCGAGGACTCCCGGTTCTACGCCCGGATGCGCGCCGCGCGCCGCCCGGACGCGAAGTACGTCCGGATCGACCGCATCCCCGACGAGGCCTACCGCCTCGACGAGGACCCCGGGGAGACGGAGGACCGTGCCGCCGCCGTCGGCGACGACCCGGCCGTCCGTGCCGTCGAGCGCGCCCTCGCGGACTTCGAATCGGCCGTCGGCGGCGCGTGGACCGGCGCCGCCGACGCCGACGTGACCGACGACGCCGTCGCCGACATGGACGAGGAAGCACAGGAACGCCTGCGCGACCTGGGCTATCTGGAGTAA
- a CDS encoding PPC domain-containing DNA-binding protein, translated as MDVRELAVSAEYRVAVEAGDDWRGAIEAVAADEGVAAAWFTGVGTVRDADVWYYDPDAEEHRAVRFDEPLSVAACTGGVSTGEDGEPSARPYAVLTRPTGQAVGGYLNAAEAVTGRLYLRAFETAFDDGWTEP; from the coding sequence ATGGACGTTCGTGAACTCGCCGTGAGCGCGGAGTACCGCGTCGCCGTCGAGGCGGGCGACGACTGGCGGGGAGCGATCGAAGCCGTCGCCGCCGACGAGGGCGTCGCGGCGGCGTGGTTCACCGGCGTCGGGACGGTCCGCGACGCCGACGTGTGGTATTACGACCCCGACGCCGAGGAGCATCGTGCGGTCCGGTTCGACGAGCCGCTGTCGGTCGCGGCCTGCACGGGCGGGGTGTCGACGGGCGAGGACGGGGAGCCGTCGGCCCGTCCCTACGCCGTCCTGACGCGGCCGACCGGACAGGCCGTCGGCGGCTATCTCAACGCCGCCGAGGCGGTCACGGGACGGCTGTACCTCCGAGCCTTCGAGACGGCGTTCGACGACGGGTGGACGGAGCCGTGA
- a CDS encoding CBS domain-containing protein: protein MHVADAMTPRADVVTVELPGTRDDALEYLQERGFSSIPVVKPTDDGEAYRGLVSRDDLIENPDEDQLALLMREVPTTTADADLVEVARMMVAEDARRIPVVDGELEGILTVTDVVRAIARGDVDGGTNVDALASRDVNAVYHATPLPVAEREINYANVPYAVVLDDDGEMTGMLTEVDIIEVARVVEGEDDTGESIANQDDEWMWEGIKAVGNRYYPTRNVEIPREPVSTFMTDDLVTVSGHRTAKEVARVLLSNDVEQVPLVDGSALVGIVRDVDLLEGV, encoded by the coding sequence ATGCACGTAGCCGACGCGATGACGCCCCGCGCGGACGTCGTGACGGTCGAACTCCCGGGGACCCGGGACGACGCCCTCGAATATCTGCAGGAGCGGGGCTTCTCGTCGATTCCCGTCGTCAAGCCGACGGACGACGGCGAAGCGTACCGCGGCCTGGTCTCGCGGGACGACCTCATCGAGAACCCGGACGAGGACCAGCTCGCGCTGTTGATGCGGGAGGTACCGACGACGACGGCGGACGCCGACCTCGTCGAGGTGGCCCGCATGATGGTCGCCGAGGACGCCCGGCGGATCCCCGTCGTCGACGGGGAGCTCGAGGGGATCCTCACCGTGACCGACGTGGTCCGGGCCATCGCCCGGGGGGACGTGGACGGCGGGACGAACGTCGATGCGCTGGCGTCCCGGGACGTGAACGCCGTCTACCACGCGACGCCGCTGCCGGTCGCCGAACGGGAGATCAACTACGCGAACGTCCCCTACGCGGTCGTCCTCGACGACGACGGCGAGATGACGGGCATGCTGACCGAGGTGGACATCATCGAGGTGGCCCGCGTCGTCGAGGGCGAGGACGACACCGGCGAGAGCATCGCCAACCAGGACGACGAGTGGATGTGGGAGGGGATCAAGGCCGTCGGCAACCGCTACTACCCCACCCGGAACGTCGAGATCCCGCGCGAGCCCGTCAGCACCTTCATGACCGACGACCTGGTGACGGTGTCGGGACACCGGACGGCCAAGGAGGTGGCCCGCGTCCTGCTCTCGAACGACGTCGAACAGGTGCCGCTGGTCGACGGCAGCGCGCTCGTCGGCATCGTCCGGGACGTCGACCTGCTGGAGGGCGTATGA
- a CDS encoding NifU family protein: MSTDAQDADGEDDLRERVTNFLRRNFPQIQMHGGSAAIQHIDLETGEVSIQLGGACSGCGISPMTIQAIKSRMVKEIPEITKVHADTGMEGMGGEGGHGGGDGGMEPSFPGETTDDGESSDEGPQAPF; encoded by the coding sequence ATGAGTACTGACGCTCAGGACGCCGACGGCGAGGACGACCTGCGGGAGCGCGTGACCAACTTCCTGCGGCGGAACTTCCCGCAGATCCAGATGCACGGCGGGAGCGCCGCGATCCAGCACATCGACCTCGAGACGGGCGAGGTGAGCATCCAGCTGGGCGGCGCCTGTTCCGGCTGTGGCATCTCCCCGATGACGATCCAGGCGATCAAGAGCCGGATGGTCAAGGAGATCCCCGAGATCACGAAGGTCCACGCCGACACCGGTATGGAGGGCATGGGCGGCGAGGGCGGTCACGGCGGCGGCGACGGCGGCATGGAACCCTCGTTCCCCGGCGAGACGACCGACGACGGCGAGTCGAGCGACGAAGGCCCGCAGGCTCCGTTCTAA
- a CDS encoding DNA polymerase II large subunit: protein MRPADERYFERIEDRLDEAFDHAKRAKSRGADPKPEVEIPVARDMADRVENILGIDGVAERVRELDGRMSREEAALALVTDFVEGTVGDYESDAGKIEGAVRTAVALLTEGVVAAPIEGIDRVELLENDDGSRFVNVYYAGPIRSAGGTAQALSVLVADYARSLLGIEEFRPRDDEIERYAEEIGLYDAETGLQYTPKDKETKFIAEHMPIMLDGEATGDEEVSGFRDLERVDTNAARGGMCLVLAEGIALKAPKIQRYTRDLEEVSWPWLQDLIDGTIGADDGADDADGDEDDADGDGDDDASEAEAGPPRVEPSAKYLRDLIAGRPVFGHPSESGGFRLRYGRARNHGFATAGVHPATMHLVDDFLATGTQIKTERPGKAAGVVPVDTIEGPTVRLANGEVRRIDDPAEALEVRNGVEAILDLGEYLVNYGEFVENNHPLAPASYTVEWWEREFEATAADVQALRDDPRVDLADPTAAEAIEWATEFDCPLHPVYTYMWHDVSVDAVETLAAAVADGEPRVAESDGGYGAIRPQDDEGDVDVLVIERTEPLRRTLETLLVEHVASEEGIRIPDWRPLARSLGISSERERAWTAADLSAAAREYDGGDNAIRAVNEVAPFTIRERAPTRIGNRMGRPEKSERRDLSPAVHTLYPIGESGGSQRDVGAAATARTDAGLGVVDVEVGRRACPDCGTDTHRTLCPDCRTHTEPVYECGSCGQFVDPDESGRVHCERCERDVTSVERRRLNVGERYREALETVGEREAAFDILKGVKGLTSANKTPEPMEKGVLRAKHDVSAFKDGTVRYDMTDLPVTAVRPEELDVTADDFRELGYETDIEGDPLRFDDQLVELKVQDIVLSDGAAQHLIRTADFVDDLLTEFYDLPAFYEVEQREDLVGELVFGMAPHTSAAVVGRVVGFTSAAVGYAHPYFHAAKRRNCDGDEDCVMLLMDGLINFSREYLPNQRGGRMDAPLVMSSRIDPTEIDDEAHNMDVVRQYPREFYEATREMADPEDVDVEIAEASLGTDGEYHGFDHTHDTSDIALGPDLSAYKTLGSMMEKMDAQLNLARKLRAVDETDVAERVIEYHFLPDLIGNLRAFSRQETRCLDCGESYRRMPLSGDCRECGGRVNLTVHEGSVNKYMDTATEVAEEFGCRPYTKQRLEVLQKSLESVFQNDRNKPSRLDDFM, encoded by the coding sequence GTGAGACCGGCGGACGAGCGATACTTCGAGCGGATCGAGGACCGCCTCGACGAGGCGTTCGACCACGCGAAGCGGGCGAAATCCCGGGGTGCGGACCCGAAGCCCGAGGTCGAGATCCCGGTCGCCCGCGACATGGCCGACCGCGTGGAGAACATCCTCGGCATCGACGGGGTCGCCGAGCGGGTGCGCGAACTCGACGGGCGGATGAGCCGCGAGGAGGCGGCGCTGGCGCTCGTCACCGACTTCGTCGAGGGGACCGTCGGCGACTACGAGAGCGACGCCGGCAAGATCGAGGGAGCGGTGCGGACGGCCGTCGCCCTGCTGACCGAGGGGGTCGTCGCGGCGCCCATCGAGGGGATCGACCGCGTCGAGTTGCTGGAGAACGACGACGGGAGCCGCTTCGTCAACGTCTACTACGCGGGGCCGATCCGCTCGGCCGGCGGGACCGCCCAGGCGCTCTCGGTGCTGGTGGCGGACTACGCCCGCTCGCTGCTGGGGATCGAGGAGTTCCGCCCGCGGGACGACGAGATCGAACGCTACGCCGAGGAGATCGGCCTCTACGACGCCGAGACGGGGCTCCAGTACACGCCCAAGGACAAGGAGACGAAGTTCATCGCCGAGCACATGCCGATCATGCTGGACGGCGAGGCGACGGGCGACGAGGAGGTGTCCGGCTTCCGGGACTTGGAGCGGGTCGACACCAACGCCGCCCGCGGCGGCATGTGTCTCGTCCTCGCGGAGGGCATCGCGTTGAAGGCGCCGAAGATCCAGCGCTACACCCGCGACCTGGAGGAGGTATCGTGGCCGTGGCTCCAGGACCTCATCGACGGTACCATCGGGGCCGACGACGGTGCCGACGACGCCGACGGCGACGAGGACGACGCAGACGGCGACGGGGACGACGACGCGAGCGAGGCCGAGGCGGGACCGCCCCGGGTCGAGCCCTCCGCGAAGTACCTCCGGGACCTGATCGCGGGGCGGCCGGTGTTCGGTCACCCCTCGGAGTCGGGGGGCTTTCGGCTCCGATACGGCCGCGCCCGGAACCACGGGTTCGCGACGGCGGGCGTCCACCCGGCGACGATGCACCTCGTCGACGACTTCCTGGCGACGGGGACACAGATCAAGACCGAGCGCCCGGGGAAGGCCGCGGGCGTGGTGCCGGTCGACACCATCGAGGGGCCGACGGTCCGCCTCGCGAACGGCGAGGTCCGCCGCATCGACGACCCCGCGGAGGCCCTGGAGGTACGCAACGGCGTCGAGGCGATCCTGGATCTGGGCGAGTACCTCGTCAACTACGGCGAGTTCGTCGAGAACAACCACCCGCTCGCGCCGGCCTCCTACACCGTCGAGTGGTGGGAACGGGAGTTCGAGGCGACGGCGGCGGACGTCCAAGCGTTGCGGGACGACCCGCGCGTCGACCTGGCGGACCCGACGGCCGCGGAAGCCATCGAGTGGGCCACCGAGTTCGACTGCCCGCTGCACCCCGTCTACACCTACATGTGGCACGACGTGAGCGTCGACGCCGTCGAGACGCTGGCGGCGGCGGTGGCCGACGGCGAACCCCGCGTCGCCGAGAGCGACGGCGGCTACGGGGCGATCCGCCCGCAGGACGACGAGGGCGACGTCGACGTCCTCGTGATCGAGCGGACCGAACCGCTTCGGCGGACGCTGGAGACCCTCCTCGTCGAACACGTCGCGAGCGAGGAGGGAATCCGGATTCCGGACTGGCGGCCGCTGGCCCGGTCGCTCGGGATCTCGTCGGAGCGCGAACGGGCGTGGACGGCGGCGGACCTGTCGGCCGCGGCCCGGGAGTACGACGGCGGCGACAACGCCATCCGCGCGGTCAACGAGGTGGCGCCGTTCACGATCCGGGAGCGGGCGCCGACCCGGATCGGCAACCGGATGGGCCGCCCGGAGAAATCGGAGCGCCGCGACCTCTCGCCGGCGGTCCACACCCTCTATCCCATCGGCGAATCCGGCGGCAGTCAGCGCGACGTCGGCGCGGCGGCCACCGCCCGCACCGACGCGGGGCTCGGCGTCGTGGACGTCGAGGTGGGCCGGCGGGCGTGCCCGGACTGCGGGACCGACACCCACCGGACCCTGTGTCCGGACTGTCGGACCCACACCGAACCGGTCTACGAGTGTGGCTCCTGTGGGCAGTTCGTCGACCCGGACGAGTCGGGGCGCGTCCACTGCGAGCGGTGCGAGCGGGACGTGACGAGCGTCGAACGGCGCCGCCTGAACGTCGGCGAGCGCTACCGCGAGGCCCTGGAGACGGTCGGGGAGCGGGAGGCCGCCTTCGACATCCTGAAGGGGGTCAAGGGGCTCACCTCCGCGAACAAGACGCCGGAACCGATGGAGAAAGGCGTGTTACGCGCCAAACACGACGTGAGCGCGTTCAAGGACGGGACGGTCCGCTACGACATGACGGACCTGCCGGTGACGGCGGTCCGACCCGAGGAACTCGACGTGACCGCCGACGACTTCCGGGAACTCGGGTACGAGACCGACATCGAGGGCGACCCGCTCCGGTTCGACGACCAGTTGGTCGAACTCAAGGTCCAGGACATCGTCCTCTCGGACGGCGCCGCCCAGCATCTCATCCGGACTGCGGACTTCGTCGACGACCTGTTGACGGAGTTCTACGACCTGCCGGCCTTCTACGAGGTCGAACAGCGGGAGGACCTGGTCGGCGAACTCGTCTTCGGGATGGCGCCACACACCTCGGCGGCGGTTGTCGGGCGGGTCGTCGGGTTCACCTCCGCGGCGGTCGGGTACGCACACCCGTACTTCCACGCGGCGAAGCGGCGGAACTGTGACGGCGACGAGGACTGCGTCATGCTCCTGATGGACGGCCTGATCAACTTCAGTCGAGAGTACCTTCCCAACCAAAGGGGGGGCAGAATGGACGCCCCCCTCGTCATGTCCTCGCGGATCGACCCCACCGAGATCGACGACGAGGCCCACAACATGGACGTGGTGCGGCAGTACCCGAGGGAGTTCTACGAGGCGACCCGGGAGATGGCCGACCCGGAGGACGTCGACGTCGAGATCGCGGAGGCGTCGCTGGGGACCGACGGGGAGTACCACGGCTTCGATCACACCCACGACACCTCGGACATCGCACTCGGGCCGGACCTCTCGGCGTACAAGACGCTGGGGTCGATGATGGAGAAGATGGACGCGCAGTTGAACCTGGCGCGGAAACTCCGCGCGGTCGACGAGACGGACGTGGCCGAGCGGGTCATCGAGTATCACTTCCTCCCGGACCTGATCGGCAACCTCCGGGCGTTCTCGCGCCAGGAGACCCGGTGTCTGGACTGCGGGGAGTCCTACCGCCGGATGCCGCTGTCGGGCGACTGCCGGGAGTGTGGCGGGCGCGTGAACCTCACCGTCCACGAGGGGTCGGTGAACAAGTACATGGACACCGCGACGGAGGTGGCCGAGGAGTTCGGCTGTCGGCCGTACACGAAACAGCGCCTGGAGGTGCTCCAGAAGAGCTTGGAGAGCGTCTTCCAGAACGACCGGAACAAGCCCTCGCGTCTCGACGACTTCATGTGA
- the cysK gene encoding cysteine synthase A encodes MSERVTADRSHGDGVVDSVEALIGDTPLVRLDGFAENLLGKVEAANAYSVKDRIAREMVDAAEESGELPPGGTIVEATSGNTGIGLATVAAARGYDCVLTMPASMSEERRAMLSALGADLESTPAEEGMGGANRRAAELATADDAVLARQFENEANPRAHRRTTGPEIDRATDGDVGAVVAGVGTGGTITGLGEYFGERDRDVTTVAVEPASSPTLSETCTDGHDIQGIGPGFEPDVLRPELVDEVRGVTGDEARTAARRLGREAGLLVGISSGAALAAATDYAAEHPGETTVVLLPDTGERYLSTDLFEA; translated from the coding sequence ATGAGCGAACGGGTGACGGCCGACCGGTCGCACGGGGACGGCGTGGTCGACTCGGTCGAGGCGTTGATCGGCGACACGCCGCTGGTCCGCCTCGACGGCTTCGCCGAGAACCTCCTCGGGAAGGTGGAGGCGGCCAACGCCTACTCGGTCAAGGATCGGATCGCCCGGGAGATGGTCGACGCGGCGGAGGAGTCGGGCGAGCTCCCGCCGGGCGGGACGATCGTGGAGGCCACGAGCGGGAACACCGGCATCGGCCTGGCGACGGTTGCGGCCGCCCGCGGCTACGACTGCGTCCTGACGATGCCGGCCTCGATGTCCGAGGAGCGCCGGGCGATGCTGTCGGCGCTCGGTGCGGACCTGGAGTCGACGCCCGCCGAGGAGGGGATGGGCGGCGCGAACCGGCGGGCCGCGGAACTGGCGACGGCGGACGACGCCGTCCTCGCCCGGCAGTTCGAGAACGAGGCGAACCCGCGCGCCCACCGGCGGACGACGGGGCCGGAGATCGACCGCGCCACCGACGGCGACGTCGGTGCCGTCGTCGCGGGCGTCGGGACCGGCGGCACCATCACCGGCCTCGGCGAGTACTTCGGCGAGCGGGACCGCGACGTGACGACCGTCGCCGTCGAGCCCGCGTCGTCGCCGACGCTCTCGGAGACCTGCACCGACGGACACGACATCCAGGGGATCGGGCCGGGATTCGAACCGGACGTCCTACGGCCGGAACTGGTCGACGAGGTCCGTGGGGTGACGGGTGACGAGGCACGGACGGCCGCGCGTCGCCTCGGCCGCGAGGCGGGACTGCTCGTCGGCATCTCCTCGGGGGCGGCACTCGCCGCCGCGACCGACTACGCGGCCGAACACCCCGGGGAGACGACGGTCGTGCTCCTCCCCGACACGGGCGAGCGGTACCTCTCGACGGACCTGTTCGAGGCGTGA
- a CDS encoding YgaP family membrane protein has product MEPNVGGTDRAVRIGLGVLATLSATALVAYGGGLTARVRTVTVGAILVFAVVMFVTAALRRCPVNAALGWNTRRL; this is encoded by the coding sequence ATGGAACCGAACGTCGGCGGCACCGACCGCGCGGTTCGGATCGGCCTCGGCGTCCTCGCCACCCTGTCGGCGACGGCCCTCGTCGCCTACGGTGGCGGCCTGACCGCTCGCGTTCGGACGGTCACCGTCGGAGCGATCCTCGTGTTCGCGGTCGTCATGTTCGTCACCGCGGCCCTCCGCCGCTGTCCCGTCAACGCCGCCCTCGGGTGGAACACTCGCCGACTGTGA
- a CDS encoding DUF7289 family protein has translation MSPGRARGQSSVVGVVLVVALVVVVTTSVLLIGGSALRDVQDRTEAGQAELAMSNVDAEVSEVALGYADARRVSIGGNGRATLNESAGRITVERVGTNGTPIVNTTLGAVEYRAGGTTVAYQGGGVWRSEAGRARMISPPEFHYRWGVGSGNDPTLTFPIVVLRGSGSSAEALRFADGPTRAAFPNASAGLENPLSSGTVRITISGEYYRGWADYFETRTDADTVRVDDANRSVVAVLSVPSRGREVGDSIAASSPTVTVQGGATVDSYNSSQGSYAATRGENGSVYVGEDLVNAGGGTIYGDMRVDGDFEAGGGIEVKGRLIADGDADLTGGGVTVDDEIVADGDLRLGGGGRLDSPATVSGQVVETGGGVTVAAPVVAGGDYLSGSGTIESGADVHVGGDFYPANGQNIDGNVTAAGTFENGPSVSPNVNGVVVENGPAPNLGAVSAARDLRPPDLRPVDTTIDTKVDAAATTNDNDGSDAGRIEAGNCGSGCTLTNGTYHLDSLDLSGGSSLTFDTTGGPVYVAVDGDVSTSGGSPVDVVGSNEVHVYATGDYTIKTDWTSVGDRGDQIWLYGSSASTVTVQGGANFYGVVYAPGNQDVTVRGGAAVYGAIVGAVSDVQGGTAVHYDTVLADQRPVLTGGGGAPVTYLHVTVNEIRVEDG, from the coding sequence GTGAGCCCCGGTCGAGCGCGCGGACAGAGTTCCGTCGTGGGCGTCGTGCTGGTCGTGGCGCTCGTCGTCGTCGTGACGACCAGCGTCCTGTTGATCGGCGGCAGCGCGCTGCGCGACGTGCAGGACCGGACGGAGGCCGGTCAGGCGGAACTGGCCATGTCGAACGTCGACGCCGAAGTGAGCGAGGTGGCCTTGGGGTACGCCGACGCGCGCCGGGTGTCGATCGGCGGGAACGGGCGGGCGACGCTGAACGAGTCGGCGGGGCGGATCACGGTCGAACGGGTGGGCACGAACGGGACGCCCATCGTGAACACGACGCTGGGTGCGGTCGAGTACCGAGCGGGCGGGACGACCGTCGCCTACCAGGGCGGTGGCGTCTGGCGGTCCGAGGCGGGGCGCGCACGGATGATCTCGCCCCCGGAGTTCCACTACCGCTGGGGGGTCGGATCCGGGAACGATCCGACGCTGACCTTCCCTATCGTGGTGCTCCGGGGGTCGGGCTCCTCGGCCGAGGCGCTCCGGTTCGCGGACGGCCCGACGCGGGCGGCGTTCCCGAACGCCAGCGCGGGGCTGGAGAACCCGCTATCGTCGGGGACCGTCCGGATCACCATCTCCGGCGAGTACTACCGGGGGTGGGCCGACTACTTCGAGACGCGGACCGACGCGGACACGGTCAGAGTCGACGACGCCAACCGGTCGGTCGTGGCGGTGCTCAGCGTGCCGTCGCGGGGTCGCGAGGTCGGGGATTCGATCGCGGCCTCCTCGCCGACGGTCACCGTCCAGGGCGGCGCGACGGTCGACAGCTACAACTCCTCGCAGGGGAGCTACGCGGCGACGCGGGGGGAGAACGGGAGCGTCTACGTCGGCGAGGACCTCGTCAACGCGGGGGGAGGGACCATCTACGGCGACATGCGCGTCGACGGCGACTTCGAGGCCGGCGGGGGAATCGAGGTGAAGGGCCGACTGATCGCCGACGGGGACGCCGACCTGACGGGGGGCGGCGTCACCGTCGACGACGAAATCGTGGCCGACGGCGACCTCCGCCTCGGCGGCGGCGGGCGACTGGACAGCCCGGCGACCGTCAGCGGGCAGGTGGTCGAGACGGGCGGCGGCGTCACCGTCGCCGCGCCGGTCGTCGCCGGTGGGGATTATCTGAGCGGGTCCGGAACCATCGAATCCGGGGCCGACGTCCACGTGGGCGGCGATTTCTACCCGGCGAACGGGCAGAACATCGACGGCAACGTGACGGCCGCGGGCACGTTCGAGAACGGGCCGAGCGTCAGCCCGAACGTGAACGGGGTCGTCGTCGAGAACGGCCCGGCGCCGAACCTCGGGGCCGTCTCGGCGGCGCGCGATCTCCGGCCGCCGGATCTGCGGCCCGTCGACACCACCATCGACACGAAAGTCGACGCCGCGGCGACGACGAACGACAACGACGGGAGCGACGCCGGCCGGATCGAGGCGGGGAACTGCGGGAGCGGGTGTACGCTGACCAACGGGACGTACCACCTCGACTCCCTCGATCTGTCCGGCGGGAGCAGCCTCACCTTCGACACCACCGGCGGGCCGGTGTACGTCGCCGTCGACGGCGACGTGTCCACCTCGGGCGGGTCGCCGGTGGACGTGGTCGGCTCGAACGAGGTCCACGTCTACGCGACCGGCGACTACACGATCAAGACCGACTGGACGAGCGTCGGCGACCGCGGCGACCAGATCTGGCTCTACGGATCGAGCGCGTCGACCGTGACCGTCCAGGGCGGGGCGAACTTCTACGGCGTCGTCTACGCGCCGGGGAACCAGGACGTGACCGTCCGCGGCGGGGCCGCGGTGTACGGCGCCATCGTCGGCGCCGTGAGCGACGTGCAGGGCGGGACGGCCGTCCACTACGACACGGTGCTCGCGGACCAGCGACCCGTCCTCACGGGCGGGGGCGGCGCGCCGGTGACCTACCTGCACGTCACGGTCAACGAGATCCGAGTCGAGGACGGCTAA